The following coding sequences lie in one bacterium genomic window:
- a CDS encoding dihydroorotate dehydrogenase, whose protein sequence is MESPDLKTEFAGVSLANPVLLASGTCGYGSEFEPFLDLRELGGLVAKSLTLEPRFGNKPTRITETPAGMLNAISLENVGVEAFLNEKLPALPDGIAVIASAFETEIDRYAEVCRRLDGAKGVAAIEINASCPHVKAGGIEFGQDPKVLASLVRSCRGATRGPLIIKLSPNVTSIAEMARVCEAEGADGVALINAVQGLMVDVRSRKPVLRNILGGLSGPAILPIALRMVYQVSQAVGLPICGIGGISSAEDAIAFILCGASAVQVGTISYTNPGAALEIRDGISAYCQEQGVAAVRELIGALELPPPARP, encoded by the coding sequence ATCGAGTCGCCCGATCTGAAAACCGAGTTCGCCGGAGTGAGTCTCGCGAATCCGGTCCTGCTGGCCAGCGGAACCTGCGGGTACGGTAGTGAGTTCGAGCCCTTCCTCGACCTGCGCGAACTCGGTGGTCTGGTCGCGAAGTCACTCACGCTCGAACCGCGATTCGGGAACAAGCCGACGCGCATCACCGAGACACCGGCCGGGATGCTCAATGCGATCAGCCTGGAAAACGTGGGTGTCGAAGCGTTCCTGAACGAGAAGCTTCCGGCGCTGCCCGATGGAATCGCGGTGATCGCGAGCGCCTTCGAGACTGAAATCGATCGCTACGCCGAAGTCTGCCGGCGGCTGGACGGCGCCAAAGGCGTGGCCGCCATCGAAATCAACGCCAGCTGTCCCCATGTGAAGGCCGGTGGGATCGAGTTCGGGCAGGACCCGAAAGTGCTCGCGTCTCTGGTCCGCAGTTGTCGCGGTGCCACCCGGGGGCCGCTGATCATCAAGCTCTCACCCAATGTCACCTCGATCGCCGAAATGGCACGGGTCTGTGAAGCCGAAGGTGCCGACGGCGTGGCGTTGATCAACGCCGTGCAGGGGCTCATGGTCGATGTTCGCTCGCGCAAGCCCGTACTGAGAAACATTCTAGGCGGACTCTCGGGGCCCGCGATCCTGCCGATCGCGCTGCGCATGGTCTATCAGGTGTCGCAGGCGGTCGGACTCCCGATCTGCGGAATCGGAGGCATCTCCAGTGCCGAAGACGCGATCGCGTTTATTTTGTGTGGCGCGAGTGCTGTCCAGGTGGGCACGATCAGCTACACGAACCCCGGCGCGGCCCTCGAGATTCGCGACGGGATTAGCGCGTACTGCCAGGAACAGGGCGTGGCTGCGGTGCGTGAGTTGATCGGGGCCCTGGAGTTACCGCCGCCAGCGCGGCCCTGA
- a CDS encoding HAMP domain-containing protein, with translation MPRRPLAAAEVRRRRRDWGLAALVGLILIVLIAVERELVFSSRSLPIGSDAVFLALVHVSVILIGLLVFLLARNVIKLVVDRRRGIFGSRLNTKFVVTFVFAATLSSTALFVLSALLVTRAVNVWFELELSQTLSKSVEVADTYYQNQKDEALFFARRIASQIEQKRLLRENALERLSQFVSGKQGEYHLDLVEVFSAQFEELASATDPEVAIVAFESSGSELIRAALAGAEQGVIHRAGSGELVRGAVPIHSTFNESEIVGVVVVNRFLPRGIGEQVAAVRSGMEAYRRLQPSEGTFQGSMLMLLAMITLSSVLFSSWIGFRLAKQVTEPIQRLAGATAEVSAGNLEVRIEQRGDDEIGRLVSAFNRMATDLSASHQDLERRGAQMEVILRSVAAGVLSLDRDHIIQTINPSALRLLGVKPAGWVGRKVGEMLQGHALETLYGLLHRLSTGAQQTLRRQVQLTIADEIRTLNWTASRIEDVEGEAAGFVVVIDDVTQILRVQRMAAWREVARRIAHEIKNPLTPIQLSAQRLRRKLTGRLADDESRQLLEECTGAITSEVDAMKNLLAEFSSFAQLPATDPVPTDLNKLLTDVVSMYRGNVTIQFETELEPSLPLLDLDGEQIKRVVLNLVDNSMASIEEAGDGPRRISFLTRYDRAVGTAQLEVADTGTGVAVEDRARLFEPYYSTKREGSGLGLAIVSRIVSDHSGHIRVRANRPRGSRFIVDLPVRA, from the coding sequence TTGCCCCGGCGTCCGCTCGCCGCGGCGGAGGTGCGCCGTAGACGCCGCGACTGGGGCCTGGCGGCGCTGGTTGGGCTGATCCTGATCGTCCTGATCGCGGTCGAACGGGAACTGGTGTTCTCGTCTCGTTCGCTTCCGATCGGGAGTGATGCGGTCTTCCTGGCGCTGGTCCATGTCAGTGTGATCCTGATTGGGCTCCTGGTCTTTCTGCTGGCCCGCAATGTCATCAAGCTGGTCGTGGATCGCCGTCGGGGAATTTTCGGATCGCGGCTCAATACCAAGTTCGTCGTCACCTTCGTGTTTGCGGCGACGCTGTCGTCGACGGCGCTGTTTGTCCTTTCCGCGCTTCTGGTGACACGTGCGGTCAACGTCTGGTTCGAACTCGAACTCTCACAGACTCTGTCCAAGTCCGTAGAAGTGGCGGACACGTACTACCAGAATCAGAAGGACGAAGCGCTGTTCTTCGCCCGCCGCATTGCGAGCCAGATCGAACAGAAGAGGCTCCTGCGCGAAAATGCGCTCGAGCGATTGAGCCAGTTCGTGTCGGGCAAGCAGGGCGAATACCATCTGGATCTGGTCGAGGTGTTCAGCGCGCAGTTCGAAGAACTGGCTTCGGCCACCGACCCCGAGGTCGCGATCGTGGCGTTCGAATCCAGCGGATCGGAGTTGATCCGGGCGGCGCTGGCGGGAGCGGAGCAGGGGGTGATTCACCGCGCTGGTTCGGGGGAACTCGTGCGCGGCGCCGTTCCCATCCACTCGACCTTCAACGAATCCGAGATCGTGGGCGTCGTCGTCGTCAACCGCTTCCTGCCGCGCGGGATCGGCGAGCAGGTGGCCGCTGTGCGGTCCGGAATGGAAGCTTATCGACGTCTTCAGCCCAGTGAGGGCACGTTTCAGGGCAGCATGCTGATGCTGCTTGCGATGATTACCCTGTCGAGCGTGTTGTTCTCTTCCTGGATCGGTTTCCGACTGGCCAAGCAAGTGACCGAGCCCATCCAACGCCTCGCGGGTGCGACTGCCGAGGTCTCAGCGGGAAACCTCGAAGTGCGGATCGAGCAACGGGGCGATGACGAGATCGGCCGTCTGGTCAGTGCCTTCAACAGGATGGCCACCGATCTTTCCGCCAGCCATCAAGACCTCGAGCGTCGGGGTGCCCAGATGGAGGTCATCCTGCGCAGCGTTGCGGCCGGTGTCCTGTCCCTTGATCGCGACCACATCATCCAAACGATCAATCCATCGGCACTGCGCCTGCTGGGAGTCAAACCGGCCGGTTGGGTCGGACGAAAGGTCGGTGAGATGCTCCAAGGACACGCGCTCGAGACGCTCTACGGGCTGTTGCACCGGCTGTCCACGGGAGCGCAGCAAACTCTTCGCCGCCAGGTGCAACTCACGATCGCCGACGAGATCCGAACATTGAACTGGACCGCGTCGCGGATCGAGGATGTCGAAGGCGAGGCTGCGGGTTTTGTCGTAGTCATCGATGACGTGACGCAGATCCTGCGCGTCCAGCGTATGGCGGCCTGGCGCGAGGTGGCGCGTCGAATCGCGCACGAGATCAAGAACCCGCTCACACCGATCCAGCTCTCCGCACAGCGTCTGCGCCGCAAGCTGACGGGTCGACTTGCCGACGATGAATCGCGTCAGTTGCTGGAAGAATGCACAGGTGCGATCACAAGCGAAGTAGACGCAATGAAGAACCTGCTTGCGGAGTTCTCCAGCTTTGCACAGTTGCCCGCAACGGATCCCGTACCGACCGACCTGAACAAGCTGCTGACCGATGTCGTGAGCATGTATCGCGGCAACGTTACCATCCAGTTCGAAACGGAACTCGAGCCGAGTCTGCCATTGCTCGATCTCGATGGTGAACAGATCAAGCGCGTCGTGTTGAATCTGGTCGACAACAGCATGGCTTCGATCGAAGAGGCCGGTGATGGTCCACGAAGGATCAGTTTCTTGACCCGCTACGATCGCGCGGTCGGCACGGCCCAACTGGAGGTCGCCGACACCGGTACCGGTGTCGCGGTCGAAGATCGTGCGCGTCTATTCGAACCGTATTACTCAACCAAGCGGGAGGGCTCGGGTCTCGGGCTCGCGATCGTCAGCCGAATCGTTTCGGATCATTCCGGCCATATCCGGGTGCGAGCCAACCGGCCCCGCGGTTCCCGCTTTATCGTAGATCTTCCAGTGAGGGCCTGA
- a CDS encoding dihydroorotate dehydrogenase electron transfer subunit → MTPSPERNVVPVSSTGRVVSVDASSVVVQVPGWPRHRPGQFAMLKLDPDGPHRDPLLPRPMAIYRADGDVVEFRIKIVGRGTRALAELPAGASLRVTGPLGNGFPAPRGSSILVGGGSGIASLFELARDTTPAPTVLLGGRSQADILGLDDFEKLSIDLRIATEDGSLGTRGYVTELLQPEPGEVVYACGPTAMMQRVAEIAQKAGASCRVSLEANMACGFGICLGCVVETRNGFRYVCKDGPVFSAEDVSWEVST, encoded by the coding sequence GTGACTCCATCCCCCGAACGCAACGTCGTTCCCGTCAGTTCGACGGGGCGCGTCGTTTCAGTGGATGCATCTTCGGTCGTCGTCCAGGTGCCGGGTTGGCCTCGTCATCGTCCCGGTCAGTTTGCGATGTTGAAGCTCGACCCGGACGGGCCGCATCGCGACCCTCTTCTTCCGCGGCCGATGGCGATCTATCGCGCCGACGGCGACGTGGTGGAGTTCCGTATCAAGATCGTGGGTCGCGGAACGCGCGCTCTCGCCGAGCTCCCCGCCGGTGCAAGCCTGCGCGTGACCGGTCCGTTGGGGAACGGCTTTCCCGCGCCCAGGGGCAGTTCGATCCTGGTCGGCGGAGGCAGCGGCATTGCCTCGCTGTTCGAGTTGGCTCGCGATACCACGCCGGCTCCCACGGTTCTGCTGGGCGGCCGGAGCCAGGCCGATATTCTGGGCCTCGACGATTTTGAGAAGCTCTCGATCGACCTGAGGATTGCCACCGAGGACGGTTCGCTGGGCACACGCGGGTACGTGACGGAGTTACTGCAGCCCGAACCGGGCGAGGTCGTCTACGCGTGCGGGCCAACCGCGATGATGCAGCGCGTGGCCGAGATCGCCCAAAAGGCGGGCGCTTCATGTCGCGTGTCGCTCGAAGCGAATATGGCTTGTGGCTTCGGCATCTGCCTGGGTTGCGTCGTCGAGACGCGCAACGGCTTTCGCTACGTGTGCAAAGACGGGCCGGTTTTTTCGGCCGAAGACGTGTCCTGGGAGGTCTCGACGTGA
- a CDS encoding sigma-54-dependent Fis family transcriptional regulator, with product MLTTILIVDDEEAIRRTVAAILSDEGYRPVEAHDASAALERIESASPDLVLLDVAMPGRDGLELLEELSQKRPELPVVMMSGHGTIETAVRATKLGAYDFLEKPLTYEKLLLSVEHGLERARLSRENRALRDELMGENEIVGNSEVMRNLKEQIATAAPTEGWVLITGENGTGKELVARGVHLRSKRLDRPFIAVNCAAIPEELIESELFGHEKGAFTGAIAMKRGRFELADGGTLFLDEIGDMSLMTQAKILRILQEHHFERVGGTETIEVNVRVIAATNKDLEVEMSEGRFREDLYYRLNVIPFRVPPLRERYEDISGLVAVFLKRYAGESGKHSIEISEAAIEKLSEYPWPGNVRELQNIVERLVLMTPGNTIDEEHLPEHITTPPEEAKLAASKTSAPLAEARASFEREYLIRALGENDWNISRTAEVVGLARESLSRKLRSLKVDVDKEREPS from the coding sequence ATGCTTACCACGATCCTGATCGTCGATGACGAGGAAGCCATTCGCCGGACCGTTGCGGCCATCCTCAGTGACGAAGGGTATCGACCCGTCGAGGCACACGATGCGAGCGCGGCGCTCGAGCGCATCGAATCTGCTTCGCCCGATCTGGTCCTGCTCGACGTCGCCATGCCCGGGCGCGACGGGCTCGAACTGCTCGAAGAACTGAGCCAGAAACGCCCCGAATTGCCGGTCGTGATGATGTCGGGACACGGCACGATCGAGACCGCGGTTCGCGCGACGAAACTTGGGGCCTACGACTTCCTGGAGAAGCCACTCACCTACGAAAAACTCCTGCTATCCGTCGAACACGGATTGGAACGCGCTCGTCTTTCGCGTGAGAACCGAGCCCTGCGCGACGAACTGATGGGCGAAAACGAGATCGTCGGTAATTCCGAGGTCATGCGGAATCTCAAGGAACAGATCGCAACGGCTGCGCCGACGGAAGGCTGGGTGTTGATCACCGGCGAGAACGGCACCGGAAAGGAACTCGTCGCGCGGGGAGTGCACCTGCGATCCAAACGACTGGATCGACCCTTCATCGCAGTGAACTGCGCGGCGATCCCAGAGGAGTTGATCGAGAGCGAACTTTTTGGTCACGAGAAGGGCGCGTTTACCGGCGCGATTGCCATGAAGCGTGGGCGCTTTGAGTTGGCCGATGGAGGAACGCTGTTTCTCGACGAAATCGGCGACATGAGCCTGATGACGCAGGCGAAGATTCTGCGCATCCTGCAGGAGCACCACTTCGAGCGCGTCGGTGGAACCGAGACGATCGAAGTCAATGTGAGAGTGATTGCAGCCACGAACAAGGACCTGGAAGTGGAGATGTCCGAGGGGCGTTTCCGTGAAGACCTGTACTACCGACTCAATGTGATTCCATTTCGCGTGCCGCCATTGCGCGAGCGCTACGAGGATATTTCTGGTCTGGTCGCCGTATTTCTCAAGCGGTATGCCGGCGAGTCCGGAAAACACTCCATCGAAATCTCCGAGGCGGCGATCGAGAAGCTGTCGGAATACCCATGGCCCGGCAATGTCCGCGAACTGCAGAACATCGTCGAGCGCCTGGTGTTGATGACGCCGGGGAACACGATCGACGAAGAGCATCTCCCCGAACACATCACGACCCCACCCGAAGAGGCAAAACTCGCGGCTTCCAAGACGTCCGCGCCTCTGGCCGAGGCGCGCGCGAGCTTCGAACGCGAGTATCTGATTCGCGCACTTGGGGAGAATGATTGGAACATCTCGCGCACAGCCGAAGTCGTGGGCCTTGCACGCGAGAGCTTGTCGCGCAAACTTCGCAGCCTGAAGGTAGACGTCGACAAGGAGCGAGAACCCTCGTGA
- a CDS encoding ribosome maturation factor RimP — protein MSRKALEGEEISRGNNLGIPRNYMMYNDIPADLLRIVEPVVLDHGLELIDAGIRQAGGKTLVRIVLDTPEGDGKITADQCAGVSREVGQILEVEDLLPEAHTLEVSSPGVDKTLGREKDFERVVGRRIALETREQILGRRKFKGELVAFEAGQVHVRMPSEEIRIPFPLIQRAKAFYPSDPLKSKR, from the coding sequence GTGTCTCGGAAGGCTCTGGAAGGCGAGGAAATCAGCCGGGGAAACAATCTGGGAATCCCGCGTAACTACATGATGTACAACGACATTCCAGCAGATTTACTGCGAATCGTGGAGCCGGTGGTTCTGGACCACGGGCTCGAACTGATCGACGCTGGGATCCGCCAGGCCGGGGGCAAGACCCTGGTCCGCATCGTGTTGGACACTCCTGAAGGCGACGGAAAGATCACGGCGGATCAGTGTGCCGGGGTTTCCCGCGAGGTCGGCCAGATTCTCGAGGTCGAAGATCTGTTGCCAGAAGCCCATACACTTGAGGTCAGCTCGCCCGGTGTGGACAAGACCCTGGGTCGAGAGAAGGACTTCGAGCGGGTCGTCGGCCGCCGGATCGCACTCGAGACACGCGAGCAGATCTTGGGCCGCCGCAAGTTCAAAGGGGAACTGGTGGCTTTTGAGGCGGGTCAGGTTCACGTGCGGATGCCTTCGGAGGAAATCCGGATTCCGTTTCCGCTCATTCAAAGGGCAAAGGCGTTCTATCCGTCCGACCCCTTGAAATCGAAGAGGTAA